The following are encoded together in the Anoplopoma fimbria isolate UVic2021 breed Golden Eagle Sablefish chromosome 13, Afim_UVic_2022, whole genome shotgun sequence genome:
- the surf4l gene encoding LOW QUALITY PROTEIN: surfeit 4, like (The sequence of the model RefSeq protein was modified relative to this genomic sequence to represent the inferred CDS: inserted 1 base in 1 codon) has product MTSQRHHRDMGRGDVMSRAEDAAEQFLRVTKHYLPHVARLCLVSTFLEDGFRMWFQWAEQSEYINSTWSCGRLLANLFVLLNLLGQLGGCVLILSRNFVQYACFTLFGIISMQTVAYSILWDPKFLMRNLALGXGLLLLLAECRGEARSVFAGVPSLGHQSSPRHLLQLGGRVLLILMFMTLLHFDLSLFMILQNLVGSALIVLVAVGFKTKLAALTLVVWLLCINVTFNAFWNVPSYKPMHDFLKYDFFQTTSVIGGLLLVVALGPGGVSMDEKKKEW; this is encoded by the exons CGGCGGAGCAG TTCCTGCGGGTCACCAAACACTACCTCCCCCACGTGGCCCGGCTCTGCCTGGTCAGCACCTTCCTGGAGGACGGCTTCAGGATGTGGTTCCAGTGGGCGGAGCAGAGCGAGTACATCAACTCCACCTGGAGCTGTGGACGCCTCCTCGCCAACCTCTTCGTCCTGCTCAACCTGCTGGGGCAGCTGG gagGTTGTGTGTTGATCCTCAGTAGAAACTTTGTTCAGTACGCCTGCTTCACTCTGTTTGGGATCATCAGcatgcag ACGGTGGCCTACAGCATCCTGTGGGACCCAAAGTTCCTCATGAG GAACCTGGCGTTGG GGggtctgctcctcctcctggcgGAGTGTCGTGGGGAGGCCCGCAGTGTGTTTGCAGGAGTTCCCTCTCTGGGTCACCAGAGTTCTCCGAGGCACCTCCTCCAGCTGGGAGGAAgagtcctcctcatcctcatgtTCATGACGCTGCTGCACTTTGACCTGAGCCTGTTCATG ATCCTTCAGAACCTGGTGGGCTCGGCGCTCATCGTGCTCGTGGCCGTCGGCTTCAAGACGAAGCTGGCGGCTCTGACTCTGGTCGTCTGGCTGCTCTGCATCAACGTCACCTTCAACGCCTTCTGGAACGTCCCGTCATACAAACCCATGCACGACTTCCTCAAGTACGACTTCTTCCAGACCACGTCGGTCATCGGGGgtctgctgctggtggtggccCTGGGGCCCGGGGGGGTGTCCATGGacgagaagaagaaggagtggtga